Part of the Halomarina litorea genome is shown below.
ATTGATCACCTGAAATGAATTTTCGTTCGACTATCGAACGAACGCCCTCTCAGCCCGCTTTCCTGTGAACACCAGTGAGCAGTGAAAACGCTACAGAGGGATTTTGAATCAGCGAGTGAACGTAGTGAACGAGCGGGGTTCAAATCCCACTCAACCCGCTTTTGCGAGACACGTTCCTCAGCCACGGACGGCCGTGATTTTTCTACATCATCCGATATTCCCACAGGACAACCGTTCGTGTGACGAACGCCTCGATTCGTGTAGTCTTTCTCCGAGTCGAACAGATGGTGACTATCCGGCATTGGTCGCGACCATGTGTGCCTGAAGCGCGTCGTCGGCAGCGAGGTACGCCTCGCGTGGATAGAGCGCCAGTTCACTCGTTTCGGCGACCATCTTTTTCCACGTCAGTATGGGGTCAAATCCGTTCCTCGAACGATCGCCGTCAGTGGTCCGACCTCTCGAGGATAGATGCCGGTCATAACAGGCTAGCGGCCACTTTACTTTTCCGTGTGTCTCGCATGGACCTTCGGTACCGAATGCGGGTTATCAGGACGCTCATCGACGAAGTGAGTAGAGACGAGATCATCGGTATTCTCGAGGACGAAAACATCGACTACGTCGTCTCACAGGAGGCGAGCGGACGTGGAGACTTATTGATCGTCGAGTTTCCCCTCCCGGAACAAGCCTTGGAAGTCGTCCTCGCTCGCTTCGAGGAGGCGGGCCACGACGAGCACTCCTATACAGTCGTGACCGATGCGACTTCCGCGCTCTCGACGAACATGGGCGAAGTCGAAGACCGGTTCGTCATCGGCGAGGAGGAAGACAGTAGTCTCGCGGTCGAAGAACTCCGCTCGAAGGTACTGGAACTCCTCCCGGACGCGTTCACCTACTACCTGCTAACGCTTCTCAGTGCAGTCGTCGCCACGGCAGGTCTCCTGCTCGACTCACCGGCGCTCGTCGTCGGATCGATGGTTATCGCCCCGCTCGTCGGGTCGGCACTGACAGCGAGTGTCGGTACGATCCTCGCCGAGCGGAGTTTGATCGTCAAGGGGTTTCGAACACAGGCGCTCGGCCTCGGTCTTGCGATTCTGGGGGCTGCCGTCTTCGGGTTCCTTCTGAAGACGGGTGCGTTTCTCCCACCCTCTCTCCGTCCATCGACGACGGCGCAGATCGCTCAGCGGATCTCTCCCGGATTGCTGTCGCTCATCATCGGTGTGTGTGCCGGTGCCGCTGGTGCAGTCGGGATCGCAACGGGCATCTCCGCTTCCCTCGTCGGCGTGATGATCGCAGCGGCCCTTATTCCCGCAGCCGCCGCCGTCGGAATCGGTATCGTCTGGTCCGCACCGGCAATCGCGTTCGGTGCGCTCGTCCTCCTCGTCGTCAACGCCGCGTCGATTCACGTCTCGGGGGTTGCCGTCCTCTGGTACCTCGGTTATCGACCAGCGTCGTGGAACCCGGAGAACTTCTTGGCGAACGTATCGCTCCGTCGGTTTGGCTCTTCCATGGCCGTCGCAGTTGTCCTCTTGGTGCTGTTCGTCACAGCAGGGGGACTGATTTCGACCCACGTCGCCTTCGAGCAGACAGCAAACGTTGCCGTCGAAGAGACCCTCGAACAGAACGAATACGAAGACCTCGAGCTAGCAGGAGTCCAGGCGGAGTTCCACCTCGGAGCGCCCTTCTCACAACCACAGGAAGTGACCGTCACCGTTCGGCGCTCTTCGGATCAGAGTCATCCTCGATTGAGCGACCAGATCAGGCAGCGACTCGCTACACAAACGGATCGGAAGCCGACGATCCGTGTCGTGTTCATCGAAAGCCAACGCTCCCCGAACGAGACGACAGCCCGGTCGGGGTCGACTCAGCAGCGGTTCCAGGGGTGGATGGACTCGGCGGTTCAAGAACCGTCAGTATAGACCACATTCTCGAACTGTCACACCGCGCCGTAAATGCAACGTCAGACCTTTGACCTATTATCTCTACGCCGCTAGTCTAATCGAGGGCACTGTGGTTTCAGTACTGCCACACCACTCCAAAATCTGGATTTCATGGAGGTAGAACGGTAGGCGCCGTCGCTATCGCATTCCCCCGGCGTTGTTCGCTATACGGCGACTCGAGCCGATGGGTTGGATTGGTACGCTCTCGTCGGCAGGGGCTCATCACGCTCGCTGGTTGCCCCCTCGAATCGGCCAGTAGATCGACTCCGTGTATCGGTGCTACTAGTAGCGGAAGCAGTGTGGAGTCAGCCGTCCGCGGGGCTCAGACGCACCTCGAGGATTCCGTTGTTGAACCAGACGCGCGTCGCTTCCGGGGATTCCCAGGGGATATCGACTCGTCCGACGACCTCACCGTTTCGTCCAATGACGAGCTGATTCGTCTGTGGCTTGATTCCGACGGTGATGTCGTCTTCGGTGGCTCCTGGCAAGTCGGCGACGACGGTGAGCGTGTCGTCGTCGAGGCGAGTATCGATCCGACACCGGTCGCTTGCGGCTTCGCGTCGCCGTCTTCGACCACCAGCGGACTGCGCGGTGGCTGACCGGGGTTCCGCTCGGCGCGGATTCGTGACTGCTGACCGTGGTGTCATCTCCTCCCCAGGTGAGGGTTCGTTGATGTCGAGTTCGATCAACGCCCCGAGCAGGTCGGTCAACGGTTGGAGTCCGATCCGAATCCCGCGTTGGCGCTCGCGCCCGACCGTTTGCTCCTCATCCGTGTTATCCTGATCGTCAGTATCGTCGTGGCTCATGGGAATTCATCGAAGTCGAGCTTCGACCGTCGTTCCGTGCGATACAGTACCAACCACCGCCTGATAAAGCCGCTGGCCACGTTATCCCACTGTGACGTGTCTCAGATGACTGTCTAACGTACGTTCGTATTTCCTGCTATAACTGATGACGTGGTCTGGCGTAGCAACCGTGGCAATCACAGGTTACATTGATTATGTGATACGAGCGTCGCTCGTAGGCGATTAGTTTGCCCAGAGGGATCCCAAAGGGAGTTTCGTTCGATGGTCGAACGAACGCCCTCTCAGCCCGCTTCTGCGAGGAACGACAGGGGAGAGCGAAGCGGCTACAGATGATTCGAACTGGGGAGCGTCGCGACCAACGGTCGAACTCTCTTCTCCCGTCTTTTCAGCTCCGTCGCTCTCGATTCGGTATCTTCCGGTGGAGGATAGCGGTCGCTCGTCGTTCGTAGAGTGACGGTTTAGGTCAGGCAGCGGCAACCGCACGTGACGACCACGTGGGCTGAAAGGTGGCTGACCTGACCGTGCCGTCTCCCCCGTCTACCCGCTATCGCTACAAAACCCCTCCGGTACCCGGACGCGGCCGTGTCGGGCCCGAAGTGGTCCATCCCGAGAGCGACATCCGCTAGACTGAGTGTCGCTTTCGGTCCGTTCTCCCGTGTCGAACCAGTGCGCGTCGTGCCGGCGAGTGTGGTATTGATATCCTCTCCGTCCCTTCGCTCGTCCATGTCCAGAGTTGTGGGTGGACTCGCGGGGCTCGTCATGGCACTGTTCCCGAAGGAGTTCCTGGCGCTGATGCAGCGCCTCGCGGTCGACAACCCCGACGCGTTCGCCGAACGGGGCTGGGTCGCCCCGTACGTCCGCCTGGAGGGATTGGTCGTGACCGTCGTCTGTCTGGCGGGCGGGCGGGTGTACGAGGTGTTCATGAAGTACATCGGCGTCGCGGGTGCTTTCATGCTCCTCGCTCCGCGGCAGTACGTCGAGTTCGGCAACAGACTCGCCTACAGCGGGTCGGACCCCTTCGAGTGGAGGCGGCGGTATCTCCCCGGCGTGCGGGCCTGCGGGGCGTTCCTCGTCCTTTTGGCGATTCGAGCGCTGAGGCGCAGTGACGGCACCGAGTGACGGCCCGGACCGGATGGCGTACGCTCACCGCGTCCCCCGGTTCGCGACCGCTTGGCCGGTCGGGGACCTACGACTCCCGCCGCTGTGACTCGGCGGCCTCCATGCTCGCGCCGAAGACGAGGCCGAGTGCGATGCCCGTACCCGTCCCTCGTCGGGAGTCCTCCCCGTTCTCTGTCGGTGACACGAGCGACCGTCCGACGTATCCCGAGATAGTCCCGTCGGCGAGCGAACGACCCTCCGGTTTCGAGGGAGGCCTGTCACGAAGGATGCCGACAGGACTGCGCGTCGGGCAGAACGGTCGAGGGTCGTCCGAGTCCGGTCCAGTGCCCCCTCAGTACCGTTCCACGCTCGCCGACCCGACGCGAACCTGGACCAGTCCGCCGGGGTCGCCGCCGTCCGTCTCCTCGCCTCGATACTTCTCCGAGATGCGCCGACCGACCTCCTCCCGGACTGCCGGGTCCTCGACCACCCGTGCGGTGCCGAACACGACGACGCGCCAGCGGACGTCCGGGCCGTGGGCGTCCTCGATGGCGAGCGAGACCCGGGGGTTCGCGCGGACGTTCCGGAGTTTCTTCCCGCCGGTGAGAATCGAGACGACGCCGTCGCGGTAGTCGTACCAGACGGGGGCGACGTGGGGCCGGTCGTCGACGCTCGTCGCGAGGAACGCGGACAGGGGGGCGTCGCGGACGAGTTCCTCGACGGCTTCGGGGGCGGACATGGGAGAAGGGAGGGGTCGCCGGGAGATAAGCCGGTGGTCGGTAGTCGAACTCAGCGACGACCCTCGAGGGCCTCGGCGAGGTCGAGGGGGCGTTCGGTCCCGACGACCACTGCGCGCTCGTTCGAGCGGACGACGCGGACGGCCTCGCCGGTCGAAATCAGGTAGGCCACCGCGCCGGTGGAAAAGCGGATGCCGAGGCCGCCGTAGGAGAGCAGGCCGACCCGCTCGGTCTCGACGGCCTCGATATCCGCGAAGGGGACGTGTCGTGGCGTGCGGTGGAAGGGGACGAACTGGACGTAGAGACCGTCCTCGCGGACCTCGGTCGTCAGGCGGATGCGATAGATGAGGAGGGCCACGCCGAGGACGACGAGCGTTCCAATTCCGAGTGTTCCCACGGCGGTCACGACGGCGATGACGGCGAGGAGCGCCCAGAGCCACCGCTGTCTGAAGCGCTGTACCTCTCGAAACGACGCGTCGGACATACCGCATCCGACGGCGGCTCCCCTGAAAACGGTGTCCGTTGCCGTGGCCGACGACGCTACTCGCCGGGCGAGTAGTTCGGTGCCTCGTCGGTGATGACGACGTCGTGGGCGTGGCTCTCCTGCTGGCCTGCCGAGGAGACGCGGACGAACTCCGAGCGCTCCTTGAACGCGGGGATGGACTCGGCGCCGACGTAGCCCATGCCCGACTGCATCCCGCCGACGAGCTGGTGGAGTTCGCTGGCGAGACTGCCCTTGTAAGGAGTGGCGGCCTCGACGCCCTCGGGGACGTACTCCTCGTCCTCGGGTTCGTCCTTGAGGTATCGGTCCCCACCACCGGAACGCATCGCGCCGACGCTGCCCATCCCGCGGTACTGCTTGTACTTCTTGCCGTTCATGGTGATGACGCGGCCGGGGGCCTCGTCGGTCCCCGCGAAGTACGACCCGAGCATGACGGCGTCCGCGCCCGCGGCGATGGCCTTGATGGCGTCGCCGGAGTAGCGGATGCCCCCGTCGGCGATGACGGGCACGTCGTGTTCGACGGCCACGTCCGCGACGCTCGACACGGCGGTAATCTGGGGCATGCCGGCCCCGGAGACGACGCGTGTGGTACAGATGCTGCCGGGACCGATGCCGACCTTGAGGCCGTCGGCGAAGTCGACGAGGGCCTCCGCGGCCTCCCGGGTGCCGATGTTACCGACGACGACGTCCGCGTCGACCTGCGATTTGATGTCGCGCGCGGAGTCGACGACGTTGCGGTTGTGCGCGTGTGCGCAGTCGATGAAGACGACGTCCGCGCCGGCCTCGTCGGCGGCCGTCGCGCGGTCCGTCTCGAAGGGGCCGACGGCGACGCCGACGCGGAGGCGACCCTCGTCGTCGCGGGCGGCCTGGTCGTACTCGCGGCGCTGGAGGATGCCCTGCATCGTGACGAGGCCGACGAGTTTGCCGTCGTCGTCGACGACGGGGACGCGCTCTATCTTGTGCTCGTACATGAGTTCGAGGGCGTCGCGGGCGGTGACGTCCTCGCTCGCGGTGATGACCTCGTCGGTCATGGCCTCGCGGACCTCGTCGCGGTCACCGACCTCGAGGTACGGGCGGATGTCGGTCCCCGAGATGATGCCGAGGACGGTGCCGTCGTCGGCGACGACGGGCGCGCCGGAGACGCCGCGGCGTTCCATCATGGAGTCGACGTCCCGGACCGTCTGGTCGGGGCTGGCGGTCACCACGTCGCGGATGATGAGTTCGTCGGCGCGCTTGACGCGTTCGACCTCCTCGGCCGTCTCCTCGACGGTCATGTTCCTGTGGAGGACCCCGAGGCCGCCGTTGCGCGCCATCGCGATGGCGAGGCCGCTCTCGGTGACGGTGTCCATCGCGGCCGAGAGCACCGGCACCTGCAACGTCACGTTCGTCGAGACGCGCGTCTCCGTCGACGCCTCGTCGGGTTCGACGCGGCTCTCCATCGGTTTCAGGAGCACGTCGTCGAACGTCAGCGCCTCCGGGACGCGAAGCTTCTCCGAGAAGGTTCCGTGGGGAGTCTTCGCCATGTAAGCGGTGATAGCTGTTCGCGCAAAAACGTTGCGAGACTCACCACGGAACGACTGTGACTCTCACACGTCCCCGGTCGGTGCGAATATTGCCGGGCGTGATCCGTCCGATATCTGGACGTTCGTACGAATTGCCGCGCAGAGCATGGCCGACAAACGATGACAGTCGGGATAATGCTTGACAAGACGCCGTTCCGTGAGGGCACGTCTCACACAACGTTTATTGTTTCATGTCTGATTCGTTGATGTATGGACTCCGCATGTCCCGTCGGAGCTCGTGTTGGCAACCGACCGCTCGCCACCGAGGAGACTATTATACCGACAGGGAACTTTGCGGGGAAATCCGTCATGTGGAAGGGCTTTGCGGACTCGCGCCTCAACTTCGGGAGCGCGACCGCACGACTTCGCCCGCGCTATCGTGACGGAGACCACCGCTCGGCCGCCGGAGACGGCCAACGCGCCTGAGCGATGAGCACGTCACGGCACCCCATCGCCCTCCGTCT
Proteins encoded:
- a CDS encoding TIGR00341 family protein, which produces MDLRYRMRVIRTLIDEVSRDEIIGILEDENIDYVVSQEASGRGDLLIVEFPLPEQALEVVLARFEEAGHDEHSYTVVTDATSALSTNMGEVEDRFVIGEEEDSSLAVEELRSKVLELLPDAFTYYLLTLLSAVVATAGLLLDSPALVVGSMVIAPLVGSALTASVGTILAERSLIVKGFRTQALGLGLAILGAAVFGFLLKTGAFLPPSLRPSTTAQIAQRISPGLLSLIIGVCAGAAGAVGIATGISASLVGVMIAAALIPAAAAVGIGIVWSAPAIAFGALVLLVVNAASIHVSGVAVLWYLGYRPASWNPENFLANVSLRRFGSSMAVAVVLLVLFVTAGGLISTHVAFEQTANVAVEETLEQNEYEDLELAGVQAEFHLGAPFSQPQEVTVTVRRSSDQSHPRLSDQIRQRLATQTDRKPTIRVVFIESQRSPNETTARSGSTQQRFQGWMDSAVQEPSV
- the gvpH gene encoding gas vesicle protein GvpH produces the protein MSHDDTDDQDNTDEEQTVGRERQRGIRIGLQPLTDLLGALIELDINEPSPGEEMTPRSAVTNPRRAEPRSATAQSAGGRRRRREAASDRCRIDTRLDDDTLTVVADLPGATEDDITVGIKPQTNQLVIGRNGEVVGRVDIPWESPEATRVWFNNGILEVRLSPADG
- a CDS encoding pyridoxamine 5'-phosphate oxidase family protein, translated to MSAPEAVEELVRDAPLSAFLATSVDDRPHVAPVWYDYRDGVVSILTGGKKLRNVRANPRVSLAIEDAHGPDVRWRVVVFGTARVVEDPAVREEVGRRISEKYRGEETDGGDPGGLVQVRVGSASVERY
- the guaB gene encoding IMP dehydrogenase; this encodes MAKTPHGTFSEKLRVPEALTFDDVLLKPMESRVEPDEASTETRVSTNVTLQVPVLSAAMDTVTESGLAIAMARNGGLGVLHRNMTVEETAEEVERVKRADELIIRDVVTASPDQTVRDVDSMMERRGVSGAPVVADDGTVLGIISGTDIRPYLEVGDRDEVREAMTDEVITASEDVTARDALELMYEHKIERVPVVDDDGKLVGLVTMQGILQRREYDQAARDDEGRLRVGVAVGPFETDRATAADEAGADVVFIDCAHAHNRNVVDSARDIKSQVDADVVVGNIGTREAAEALVDFADGLKVGIGPGSICTTRVVSGAGMPQITAVSSVADVAVEHDVPVIADGGIRYSGDAIKAIAAGADAVMLGSYFAGTDEAPGRVITMNGKKYKQYRGMGSVGAMRSGGGDRYLKDEPEDEEYVPEGVEAATPYKGSLASELHQLVGGMQSGMGYVGAESIPAFKERSEFVRVSSAGQQESHAHDVVITDEAPNYSPGE